One Turneriella parva DSM 21527 genomic region harbors:
- the dprA gene encoding DNA-processing protein DprA — protein MTAALCLALHLGNRFLTETIRRQLELTPGFEQFTRIQLGQRYSALLASAEKILANISPASVLTPHDADYPHLLRETAHAPFALFLKGDRSLLMRDKVSMVGTREPSAAGREAAIALARDFSRSGKTIVSGIARGIDSLCHHAALEAGGSTIAVLPNGHNHLYPLENRDIYEKAREGRQILLVSEYLPDQKPMKHHFVRRNRIIAGLSDLTVFVEGPLKSGAMITVGVALSEGRDVAALRHPNLLANAGGEKLIAEGAIDVTDRAFCAQTLPE, from the coding sequence ATGACGGCGGCCCTCTGCCTTGCGCTGCATCTCGGTAACCGCTTTTTGACCGAAACCATTCGGCGGCAGCTTGAGCTGACGCCGGGATTCGAACAGTTTACGCGCATTCAGCTCGGGCAAAGGTATTCGGCGCTGCTTGCTTCCGCTGAAAAAATTCTAGCGAATATCAGCCCGGCGTCGGTTCTCACCCCGCACGACGCAGACTATCCGCATCTCTTGCGGGAAACTGCGCACGCTCCGTTTGCGCTGTTCTTAAAGGGAGACAGGTCTTTACTCATGCGCGATAAGGTATCGATGGTCGGCACGCGCGAACCGTCGGCCGCGGGGCGCGAAGCGGCAATTGCGCTCGCGCGCGATTTCTCGCGCTCTGGCAAAACCATTGTCTCGGGCATCGCGCGCGGCATCGATTCGTTGTGTCACCACGCAGCGCTCGAAGCTGGCGGCTCAACAATTGCAGTTTTGCCGAATGGCCACAACCATCTTTATCCGCTTGAAAACCGGGATATTTATGAAAAGGCGCGCGAAGGTCGGCAAATTCTGCTCGTGTCCGAATATCTGCCCGACCAAAAGCCGATGAAGCACCATTTCGTGAGGCGCAACCGCATCATCGCAGGCCTCTCTGACCTGACGGTTTTCGTCGAAGGCCCGCTGAAGAGTGGTGCCATGATCACAGTCGGTGTTGCGCTCAGCGAGGGGCGTGATGTCGCCGCGCTTCGGCATCCAAACCTTTTGGCCAATGCGGGTGGTGAGAAACTCATTGCAGAAGGAGCTATCGACGTCACCGATCGGGCATTCTGCGCTCAAACTCTGCCAGAATAG
- a CDS encoding polysaccharide deacetylase family protein — translation MSYRFLPGLALSLSLALCCKPKVEFMVGVSPDAVILCFHDIGRVGRYAITFDTFSGILDDLKPYEVVSAGEWLRTPDANTTRKQVVLTFDDGYASHRDIVLPELRKRGYGATFFFYNEQLLGDKKWRAALKQLPAAYDIGSHSWSHSSLGEAPGAELFRELYLSREHLAQLAGRPTQLFAWPYGSWSEPSAGAARAAGFSYLFSVDYRVARAADIAKIIPRFTVMGSGSREQVRSILAEFERRMPDR, via the coding sequence ATGTCATACCGGTTTCTGCCAGGCCTCGCTCTGAGCCTCAGTCTCGCCCTCTGCTGTAAACCCAAAGTAGAATTTATGGTGGGTGTGAGCCCCGACGCAGTCATACTCTGCTTTCACGATATCGGCCGGGTCGGAAGGTACGCGATTACCTTCGATACTTTTTCGGGTATTCTCGACGACCTGAAACCCTATGAAGTTGTTTCGGCCGGCGAATGGCTGCGTACGCCTGACGCGAATACCACCCGCAAACAGGTGGTGCTGACATTCGATGATGGTTATGCGTCGCACCGAGATATCGTTTTGCCCGAACTCAGAAAGCGTGGTTATGGGGCAACTTTCTTCTTTTATAACGAGCAATTGCTGGGTGACAAGAAATGGCGGGCCGCGTTGAAACAACTACCTGCAGCGTATGATATCGGCAGCCATTCATGGTCGCACAGTTCGCTCGGCGAGGCCCCTGGTGCAGAACTTTTTCGGGAGCTCTATCTCTCGCGCGAACATCTCGCGCAGCTTGCGGGCAGACCCACGCAATTGTTTGCCTGGCCCTATGGCAGCTGGTCTGAGCCGAGCGCCGGGGCAGCACGGGCGGCAGGGTTCAGCTACCTGTTCTCCGTTGACTATCGCGTCGCCCGGGCCGCCGATATAGCGAAGATTATTCCGAGGTTTACGGTTATGGGTTCTGGTTCGCGCGAGCAGGTGCGGTCTATTCTGGCAGAGTTTGAGCGCAGAATGCCCGATCGGTGA
- a CDS encoding Smr/MutS family protein codes for MTYLPQIYIRQMRYEEARTKLLNEIESLFFAGTPEVEVVHGIGNYILRRMAEKELGHLDYVEILSPGYYANPGSMRVRLLIPDPGTLQSYRA; via the coding sequence ATGACATATCTTCCGCAAATCTATATCCGCCAGATGCGCTACGAAGAGGCAAGAACAAAACTGCTGAACGAGATTGAAAGCCTGTTCTTCGCGGGCACCCCAGAAGTCGAGGTGGTACACGGTATCGGCAACTACATTCTGCGGCGAATGGCTGAGAAAGAGCTCGGGCATCTCGATTACGTCGAAATTCTAAGCCCCGGCTATTACGCAAACCCAGGCAGCATGCGCGTGCGACTGCTCATACCCGACCCGGGCACGCTGCAGAGCTACCGCGCCTGA
- a CDS encoding adenylate/guanylate cyclase domain-containing protein, translated as MSRKSRTAELQQVTDVSGVKVPRIELSMRWSIVSLLTLLIVLSAGLIILVSYLGGRQSTQFLVDTLMEDKAYRFIDKASQFLGEARSLAGDAREAIAKLNVASQRQQVEEELKDIFEEEPYLSSAYLIRNGRVLVAVNKSVPTGNHQNLLEEIDDQKEAEKKKLDIQFEERPLGNLSPYPWAAPSKPGNKQITPVHKTFVNGAPGFTFCSADNLQRGAAAGGVCVDITLGDLSLFIGDVKVGETGKAFIADKTMHMLAAPQETRDSSPFIKEGASTLTLKNITEFVNPEIQAAHTAMLKKLKKLQKNKKWLKSKKPFYFDFKLNSNRYVGIFAPFPAYTGLDWQTGVIIPEDEFFFFVRRNTRLVMAASSVLILLAIVMGYIFSRRLAKPLSDLSREMDKIQQFDLQSEKTIVSSITDVQNMVLSFYKMRQGLRSFGKFVPADIVRQLIAQEGDAHLQGEKRELTVHFSDIEGFTTVSESLKPEELVELLAEYLGEMSRIIAEESGTVDKYIGDAVMAFWGAPQPVDDHAVKAARAALKCQKRLVELEAKWQGEGRPVFRARIGLNTGEIIVGNMGSAERLNYTVIGDAVNLASRLEGINKYYGTRIIVGEKTQELIRNQFVTRLLDFVAVKGKNEAIRIYELVGEKGSVDTTTLTFISLFESGLEEYRKRSWDKAEEYFKNAKAKKVDKACDLFLHRIAEYRVNPPPVAWSGEYVMTSK; from the coding sequence ATGAGCCGTAAAAGCAGAACTGCCGAACTTCAGCAGGTAACCGATGTGAGCGGAGTTAAAGTGCCGCGTATCGAACTGTCGATGCGCTGGAGCATTGTCTCGCTGCTGACGCTGCTCATCGTCTTATCTGCAGGCCTCATTATTCTCGTCTCGTATCTCGGCGGCCGCCAGTCGACGCAGTTTCTGGTCGACACGCTCATGGAAGACAAGGCTTACCGTTTTATCGACAAGGCTTCGCAATTTCTCGGCGAGGCGCGTTCGCTCGCCGGCGATGCCCGCGAAGCGATTGCGAAGCTGAACGTTGCCTCGCAGCGGCAGCAGGTTGAAGAAGAGCTCAAAGACATTTTCGAAGAAGAACCCTATCTTTCCAGCGCCTATCTGATTCGTAATGGTCGGGTGCTCGTTGCCGTCAACAAGTCTGTGCCGACCGGCAACCACCAGAACCTGCTCGAAGAGATCGACGATCAGAAAGAGGCTGAGAAAAAAAAGTTGGATATCCAGTTTGAAGAAAGGCCACTCGGCAATTTGTCGCCTTACCCCTGGGCAGCACCCTCAAAGCCGGGTAACAAACAGATTACTCCCGTTCACAAGACATTCGTAAACGGGGCGCCGGGGTTCACCTTCTGCTCGGCAGACAATCTGCAACGGGGAGCAGCCGCAGGCGGCGTGTGTGTCGACATTACGCTCGGCGATCTGTCGCTCTTCATCGGCGACGTTAAGGTGGGTGAAACCGGCAAGGCGTTCATCGCAGACAAAACGATGCACATGCTGGCGGCGCCGCAAGAAACACGCGACTCGTCGCCCTTCATCAAAGAGGGGGCCAGCACGCTCACTCTGAAAAATATCACGGAGTTCGTGAACCCCGAAATTCAGGCGGCGCACACGGCAATGCTCAAGAAGCTCAAGAAATTGCAGAAGAACAAAAAATGGCTCAAGAGCAAGAAACCATTTTACTTTGATTTCAAACTCAACAGCAATCGCTACGTCGGTATCTTTGCGCCTTTTCCGGCTTACACAGGGCTCGACTGGCAGACAGGCGTCATTATTCCCGAAGATGAGTTTTTCTTTTTCGTGCGCCGCAACACACGGCTTGTTATGGCGGCCTCATCTGTTTTGATTCTGCTCGCCATCGTCATGGGGTACATATTTTCGCGCCGCCTCGCGAAACCGCTGAGCGATCTTTCCCGGGAAATGGATAAGATTCAGCAGTTTGATCTGCAGTCAGAGAAAACCATTGTTTCATCGATCACCGACGTGCAGAACATGGTGCTTTCATTCTACAAGATGAGGCAGGGGCTTAGATCATTCGGTAAATTCGTACCGGCTGACATTGTGCGCCAGTTGATCGCGCAAGAGGGCGATGCGCACCTGCAGGGTGAAAAACGCGAACTCACGGTGCACTTTTCTGATATCGAAGGTTTCACAACCGTTTCTGAATCGCTGAAGCCCGAAGAACTTGTCGAACTTCTGGCCGAATACCTCGGCGAGATGAGCCGCATTATCGCCGAAGAGAGCGGCACGGTCGACAAATACATCGGTGACGCAGTCATGGCATTCTGGGGTGCCCCGCAGCCGGTCGACGACCATGCTGTTAAGGCTGCGCGTGCCGCGCTTAAATGCCAGAAGCGCCTCGTTGAACTCGAAGCCAAATGGCAGGGCGAGGGCAGGCCTGTCTTCAGGGCCCGCATTGGCCTCAACACGGGCGAGATTATCGTCGGCAATATGGGCTCAGCAGAACGCCTGAACTATACCGTCATCGGTGACGCGGTAAACCTTGCCAGCCGCCTCGAAGGCATCAACAAATACTACGGCACGCGTATTATCGTCGGCGAAAAAACGCAAGAGCTGATTCGCAACCAGTTCGTGACCCGCCTGCTCGATTTTGTCGCGGTAAAGGGCAAGAACGAAGCGATCCGTATTTATGAACTCGTCGGTGAAAAGGGCAGCGTCGATACGACGACATTGACCTTTATTTCGCTCTTCGAATCGGGCCTTGAAGAATACCGCAAGCGCAGCTGGGACAAAGCCGAAGAATACTTCAAAAATGCCAAAGCCAAAAAGGTCGACAAAGCCTGCGATCTCTTTCTGCACCGAATAGCCGAGTACAGGGTAAATCCACCACCTGTGGCCTGGTCGGGTGAATACGTCATGACCTCAAAGTGA
- a CDS encoding riboflavin synthase, giving the protein MFTGLIEEVGTVLSAEKHPDGVRFVIGCSRILADMKRGDSIAVNGACQTVEVFDAASFTIFSIPETLAVTNFSELLPGTRVNLERALKLGDRIGGHLVQGHVEGTAEILRVERGKGLDIIIRYDSAYIIPKGSVTLNGISLTVMEKISPDTFRVQIIPETEMNTNIGDWKAGSRVNIEVDYIIKSLDYVRLNQAR; this is encoded by the coding sequence ATGTTCACCGGCCTGATTGAAGAAGTGGGAACGGTGCTGTCAGCCGAAAAGCACCCCGATGGTGTGCGTTTTGTCATCGGCTGCAGCCGCATTCTCGCCGACATGAAGCGTGGTGACAGTATCGCGGTCAATGGTGCCTGCCAGACCGTTGAGGTCTTTGATGCGGCTTCGTTCACCATTTTTTCGATTCCTGAGACGCTGGCGGTCACGAATTTTTCAGAGCTGCTGCCCGGCACACGCGTGAACCTTGAGCGCGCGCTGAAACTCGGCGACCGAATCGGCGGGCATCTGGTACAGGGGCATGTCGAGGGCACGGCTGAAATTCTGCGGGTAGAGCGCGGTAAAGGCCTCGATATCATTATACGGTATGACAGCGCCTACATAATTCCGAAAGGATCGGTGACGCTCAATGGAATCAGCCTCACGGTAATGGAGAAAATTTCGCCAGATACTTTCAGAGTGCAGATAATCCCTGAAACCGAAATGAATACGAATATTGGCGACTGGAAAGCCGGCTCGCGCGTCAACATCGAAGTCGACTACATCATCAAATCACTCGATTATGTTCGCCTGAATCAGGCGCGGTAG